The genome window AGGAGAATTTGTTGAAATTGAAGCAGATATGGTTGTTTTATCAACTGCAATGGAACCATCAGAAGGAACCGAAGAGATTGCAGAAATCTTAAATGTAGGTACTACTGAAGATGGATTTATTAAAGAATCTCACCCTAAGATCAAACCAGTTACAACAGATGTACAGGGTATATTTGTATGTGGAACCGCACAAGATCCAAAAGACATTACAGATTCAATTATGCAGGCAACTGCAGCTGCATCAAAAGTTAATGAATATAACTACGGTGGTGTAGAAATCGAACCATTTATTGCGGAAATTGATACAGAAAAATGTATTGTCTGTGGAGATTGTATATCAAGATGTAAATATAAATCCATGAGCATACAAAATGATGAGGTTTATATTGATCCAATGAGCTGTACTGGATGTGGTAAATGTCTTATCGGATGTAATCAAAGAGCTATTACAGTTAACGGTAACATTGATGAGAAAATCATATCTACAATCAAAGGAGTTTTATCTAAAAAACAAGAAGGCCAACGTATGATTTTGGTATTCTTGGATAATATCGGTTATACTGCTGCTGATAATATTGGTGTAAACAGATTATCCTATCCTGAATCTATTCATATTATAAAAGTAATTTCAGTAAATCGTGTAAGACCAAGACATATTCAATATGCACTTGAAAATGGTGCTGACGGTGTATTTATTGGTGAATTCCCTGGAGATTTAATGTATGATGAAGTAGAACGTAAAATCCACGGAGTAAAAGATAGAATTGCTGAAATGGGTGAAAATCCAGAAAGAGTAGCATTTTCAAAAGTATACATCCCGTATTTCTCAGGACTTGCTCGTAAATTCATTGATTTTGATAAAAAAATCGAAGAATTAAATAAAACAGATTAATGAGGTTTTATCCTCATTTCTTTTTTTTATAAATCGTTTCTAAAATTAATTTTAACTCCAAAACCTTCAGGTAAATCTAAAATTTCTAATTCACCATCAATTTGTTTTGTTAAATTTCTAATGATGGTAAATCCTAAACTTCTTGATTTTTCCACATCAAAGTCTTTAGGAAGTCCTCTACCATCATCCCAAATGGTTAATTTGCATAAATTGTTTTCTTCTCTATATTTAACATAGAAATTACCTTTTTCATCATCATCAAATGCATATTTTATTGAGTTTAAACCTAATTCATTTATTATTAAACCAAGAGGAATTGCTTTATCCATATGTAATTCATGAGATATGATATCAAGATGCAATTTGATGTTAGAGGAATATAAGTTAAATAAGTTTTCCAAGGTCAATTTAAGATATTCATCAGAGTTAACGTGAGTAATATCTGAAGAATTATAAACCTGCTCGTGAATTGAAGCCATTGAAAGAATTCTGTTTCTAGTTTTCTTTAAGATGTTTTCATAGTCCTCATGGTTGAATTTTAATTCAAGATTAATTAAACTTAAAATGATTTGCAAGTTATTTTTAACTCTGTGGTGAACCTCTTTAAGTAAAATTATCTGATTAACAATAGAATCTTCTAAATCTTGTTTAATTTCAATATCTTTAGTAATATCCTGTAAAAATCCATTAATTTTTCTGTTTTCGAAATCAGTTTCAATATAATTACTGGAATAGAATCTGATATATTTGGTGTTTCCTTTTCCAGTTACGATTTCTACAATTGTATCAAGATTTATTGTATCTCCAGGTTTACAATTTGCAGATACTTTTTTATATTTATTCATGATTTTCTTTTGATCTTTTGGTGTAACAAAACTTCTAATAACGTCGTATCCATTCAAGTTACCTGATAACTGTGTTTCTAGAATATAATTAAGCTCTTCTGTCCATTTAATGTTATTAACATCCCCGTTTACAATTACAATTTTTGATATTGATTCAATTTTTTTAAGAGTTTCTTGAAGTTCAATTGATTCTTCACGTAAAATTTTACGTTCCAAATCTTGTTTAACCCATTTTCTAGAATAATAAACAAAAATTACTATTACAATAACTAACGAAGATGTTGTTGTTACAAGGGAAATATTTCCTATATAACGAACGATTTCAGGTCTTAAAAGTTTAATAAGAGAGTAAATAAGAGCAATTGCGATAATTGCATGTTTCATTACATTATATGCCTGACGACTTGCAGTTGATTTTTGGGTAAAACTTTTGAATATTCCATTTTTGGTTGGGAGCATAACAAACATCAATGAAATCAAAATATGATAACATAAGTAATGTATTATTCTCGCATACATATCATCTCCAGATCCTAAATAGTAAAGAAATCCTCCAAATCCTGTAATTGCGGAAGTTAGAGCAATAATTTGCATAGGATTTTCATATTTTCTTAAAAACATACATAATATACATGAA of Methanobacteriaceae archaeon contains these proteins:
- a CDS encoding sensor histidine kinase — translated: MFLRKYENPMQIIALTSAITGFGGFLYYLGSGDDMYARIIHYLCYHILISLMFVMLPTKNGIFKSFTQKSTASRQAYNVMKHAIIAIALIYSLIKLLRPEIVRYIGNISLVTTTSSLVIVIVIFVYYSRKWVKQDLERKILREESIELQETLKKIESISKIVIVNGDVNNIKWTEELNYILETQLSGNLNGYDVIRSFVTPKDQKKIMNKYKKVSANCKPGDTINLDTIVEIVTGKGNTKYIRFYSSNYIETDFENRKINGFLQDITKDIEIKQDLEDSIVNQIILLKEVHHRVKNNLQIILSLINLELKFNHEDYENILKKTRNRILSMASIHEQVYNSSDITHVNSDEYLKLTLENLFNLYSSNIKLHLDIISHELHMDKAIPLGLIINELGLNSIKYAFDDDEKGNFYVKYREENNLCKLTIWDDGRGLPKDFDVEKSRSLGFTIIRNLTKQIDGELEILDLPEGFGVKINFRNDL